In Planctomycetia bacterium, one DNA window encodes the following:
- a CDS encoding DNA-3-methyladenine glycosylase I → MNEKGTAITRANSSNPSQAAARVKRLKPVDPGDGRRRCNWAATDPLLASYHDHEWGVPIKTDSGHLERMALEVFQCGLSWKIVLVKRDALRDRFDGFDVQRVARFDQRRIKRLCSDAAIIRNRAKIEATVSNARVFIELAERHGSYVKWLKGLDASTPRAIAALYPLFRTTFKFMGPETTKCYLMGMGKIAASHDQGCWRE, encoded by the coding sequence ATGAATGAGAAGGGCACGGCGATAACGCGGGCGAATTCGTCGAACCCGTCGCAAGCGGCGGCACGGGTGAAGCGTCTGAAGCCGGTGGACCCCGGCGACGGCCGCCGGCGGTGCAATTGGGCGGCGACCGATCCGCTGCTGGCGTCTTATCACGACCACGAGTGGGGCGTGCCGATCAAGACGGACTCGGGCCATCTGGAACGAATGGCGCTGGAGGTGTTCCAGTGCGGGCTGTCGTGGAAAATCGTGCTGGTGAAGCGCGACGCGTTGCGCGATCGGTTCGACGGATTCGATGTGCAGCGCGTGGCGCGGTTCGACCAGCGGCGCATCAAGCGGTTGTGCAGCGACGCGGCGATCATTCGCAATCGCGCGAAGATCGAGGCGACGGTGTCCAACGCACGGGTGTTTATCGAGTTGGCGGAGCGGCACGGCTCGTATGTGAAATGGCTCAAGGGGCTGGACGCATCGACGCCGCGTGCGATCGCGGCGTTGTATCCGTTGTTTCGCACGACCTTCAAATTCATGGGGCCGGAGACGACGAAGTGCTATCTGATGGGCATGGGGAAGATTGCCGCGTCGCATGACCAAGGCTGCTGGCGGGAGTAG
- a CDS encoding aminotransferase class V-fold PLP-dependent enzyme, giving the protein MGRILWHFMEYHSVQALTVATISTRRPQRKNTRTHMDRLYADNAATSFPKPPEVARAMQDYAEQLGASAGRGAYREALETGEILAETRRRLARLIHAAAPEQVVFTFNCSGALNLAIKGLLNPGDHVVATRMEHNSVLRPLHALADAGIITVDYVSADPATGLVDPAGVLAAVTPRTRLVCVVHASNVTGALNDLGAIGPILNKKGVVFLVDAAQTAGHVPIDVQRDGIDLLAMPGHKGLLGPLGTGALYMRPGLEQQIRPILEGGTGSVSELPRQPDHLPDKYEAGSHNAIGLAGLGAALAWIEARTVAALHKHGAALSAQFLEQIDDVKGLSLLGPRDPARRVPVFSIRVEGMDPAEVAAVLEAEFGILARSGLHCAPFAHETIGTHRDGGTTRLSLGPFNTPADVDRIAAALREIAAAIAPV; this is encoded by the coding sequence TTGGGGAGAATCCTGTGGCACTTCATGGAGTACCATAGCGTTCAGGCGCTGACGGTGGCAACCATTTCGACCCGTCGGCCGCAACGCAAGAACACACGCACCCACATGGACCGCCTCTACGCCGACAACGCCGCGACGAGTTTCCCCAAGCCGCCCGAGGTCGCCCGCGCGATGCAAGACTACGCCGAGCAACTCGGGGCGTCGGCCGGTCGCGGGGCTTATCGCGAGGCGTTGGAGACCGGAGAGATTCTCGCCGAGACGCGCCGCCGCCTGGCGCGATTGATCCACGCCGCCGCGCCCGAGCAGGTGGTTTTCACCTTCAATTGCTCCGGCGCGCTGAACCTGGCGATCAAGGGCCTGCTGAACCCGGGCGATCACGTTGTCGCCACGCGCATGGAGCACAATTCCGTGCTGCGACCGCTGCACGCGCTCGCCGATGCGGGAATCATTACGGTGGACTACGTCTCGGCCGACCCGGCGACGGGGCTGGTCGATCCGGCCGGCGTGCTGGCGGCGGTAACGCCTCGAACGCGACTCGTGTGCGTCGTGCATGCGAGCAACGTGACGGGAGCGTTGAACGATCTCGGCGCGATCGGGCCGATCCTGAATAAGAAAGGCGTCGTTTTTCTCGTGGACGCCGCGCAGACCGCCGGGCACGTGCCCATTGATGTTCAGCGCGACGGCATCGATCTGCTCGCGATGCCGGGGCACAAGGGACTGCTCGGTCCGCTGGGAACCGGCGCCCTCTACATGCGCCCCGGTCTGGAACAGCAAATTCGCCCGATCCTCGAAGGCGGCACCGGCTCGGTCAGCGAGCTGCCGCGTCAGCCCGATCACCTGCCCGACAAATACGAAGCCGGCAGCCACAACGCGATCGGACTCGCGGGCCTTGGCGCGGCCCTGGCATGGATCGAAGCTCGCACGGTGGCGGCCCTGCACAAGCACGGCGCGGCGTTGTCGGCGCAATTCCTGGAACAAATAGACGATGTAAAAGGATTGTCGCTTCTCGGCCCGCGCGACCCCGCCCGGCGCGTCCCGGTCTTTAGCATTCGCGTCGAGGGCATGGATCCCGCCGAGGTCGCCGCTGTGCTGGAGGCGGAGTTCGGCATCCTCGCGCGAAGCGGGCTGCACTGCGCCCCCTTCGCCCATGAGACGATCGGCACCCATCGCGACGGCGGCACGACACGCTTGAGCCTGGGGCCGTTCAACACCCCCGCCGACGTCGATCGCATCGCCGCGGCCCTGCGAGAAATCGCCGCTGCGATCGCCCCGGTCTAG
- a CDS encoding L-lysine 6-transaminase: MNTSTHGFRNEITARDVLTDLKKHILVDGFEMVFDRSRSRGCYFFDASTNRTMIDMYGFYASLPIGFNHPHFDRPDVREDLLDAAMVKVANSDVYTAAYARFVNTFSRVLGVEGMERYFFIEGGALGVENALKAAMDWKVQKNIAAGRGEIGTDVLHFKNCFHGRTGYTMSLTNTDPNKVRYFAKFDWPRVSAPPIDFALPEPQRSQRVVADEKQTESEILAALAARPNRICCVIIEPIQGEGGDRHFRPEFFQTLRRLCDQHDMLLIFDEVQCGMGVTGRNWCFEHFGVRPDIFAFAKKVQLAGIMAGPRLDEVPENVFRKSSRINSTWGGNLVDMVRSTHLLTIYERENLADNARRMGERFLQQLQNLAAEEPCITAVRGRGLMLAFDLPDTETRNRFWKACWQVGLLVIRCGEKSIRLRPVLDVKAELVDEVVGKMREALRAMR; this comes from the coding sequence ATGAACACAAGCACGCACGGATTTCGCAACGAAATCACAGCCCGCGATGTCCTGACGGACCTGAAGAAGCACATCCTCGTGGACGGGTTCGAGATGGTCTTCGACCGGTCGCGCAGCCGAGGCTGCTACTTCTTCGATGCCTCCACGAATCGCACGATGATCGACATGTACGGCTTCTACGCCTCGCTGCCGATCGGGTTCAATCATCCGCACTTCGACCGGCCCGATGTGCGCGAGGATCTGCTCGACGCGGCCATGGTGAAAGTCGCCAACAGCGACGTGTACACCGCGGCCTACGCCCGGTTTGTGAACACCTTCTCCCGCGTGCTAGGCGTCGAGGGCATGGAGCGGTACTTCTTCATCGAAGGCGGCGCGCTGGGCGTCGAGAACGCGCTGAAGGCCGCCATGGACTGGAAAGTGCAGAAGAACATCGCCGCCGGCCGAGGCGAGATCGGCACCGACGTTTTGCATTTCAAGAACTGCTTCCACGGACGCACCGGTTACACGATGTCGCTCACGAACACCGATCCGAACAAGGTACGCTATTTCGCGAAGTTCGACTGGCCGCGCGTCAGCGCGCCGCCGATTGATTTCGCTCTGCCCGAGCCGCAGCGCAGCCAGCGCGTCGTCGCCGACGAGAAGCAGACCGAGTCGGAGATCCTCGCCGCCCTCGCCGCGCGGCCGAACAGAATCTGCTGCGTCATCATCGAGCCAATCCAGGGCGAGGGCGGTGATCGCCATTTCCGCCCGGAGTTTTTCCAGACCCTGCGACGGCTCTGCGATCAACATGACATGCTGCTCATCTTCGACGAAGTGCAGTGCGGAATGGGCGTCACCGGGCGCAACTGGTGCTTCGAGCATTTCGGCGTGCGGCCCGACATCTTCGCCTTCGCCAAGAAGGTGCAGCTCGCGGGGATCATGGCCGGTCCGCGGCTGGACGAAGTGCCCGAGAACGTCTTCCGCAAGAGCAGCCGCATCAACAGCACCTGGGGCGGCAACCTCGTGGACATGGTGCGCTCGACGCATTTACTCACGATCTACGAGCGCGAGAATCTCGCCGACAACGCCCGGCGCATGGGCGAGCGCTTCCTGCAACAGTTGCAGAACCTCGCCGCCGAGGAGCCGTGCATCACGGCCGTGCGCGGTCGCGGTCTGATGCTGGCTTTCGATCTGCCCGACACCGAGACGCGCAATCGTTTCTGGAAGGCCTGCTGGCAGGTGGGGCTGCTGGTGATTCGCTGCGGCGAGAAGTCGATTCGCCTGCGGCCGGTGCTGGATGTGAAGGCCGAACTGGTGGACGAAGTCGTCGGCAAGATGCGCGAAGCGCTGCGAGCGATGCGCTGA
- a CDS encoding flagellin: protein MGLTVTNSNTLSLLNILNKTSSAQSDTLAKLSTGFRVNKGSDDPAGLIAIQSLNSELVSVDAALSNSARAKSMMDVADGSLKEISSLLTQIQSLAAASVSSGGLSGAELAANQAQIDNAITAIDRIVRTASFNGKNLLDGAQSIRATASDPTKVSDVRVYSRPSEDSTQSFAVNVQAAGTVASATLTTVSAASLGDAQFTITGALGTATITVSDSDTFTEIRDKIIAAASETGVSASISGSELHLQSRDFGSSKFVSASLISGDTDFANIARTTGTNATVTVNGQQAFVDGLKVSFNSNGTSGEFTLTTAGNVAGSAGTVDIDGGGATFQLGTTSNTRSTIGLNSLYSHDLGDSISGYLNTIKSGGSNDLSTDANKALEIVKKAISQVATAQGRIGGFTKFQVESSVNSLNATKEGLTAARSTVRDIDFAVETAELSRQNVLLQSALSLLGVANQQSGQILALLR, encoded by the coding sequence ATGGGACTCACCGTAACGAACTCAAACACCTTGTCGTTGTTGAACATCCTCAACAAGACGTCGTCGGCGCAATCCGACACCCTGGCCAAGCTCTCCACGGGCTTCCGGGTCAACAAAGGCTCCGATGATCCCGCCGGGCTCATCGCCATCCAGAGCCTCAACTCCGAACTCGTTTCGGTCGACGCCGCGCTGTCCAACAGCGCTCGCGCCAAGTCGATGATGGACGTGGCCGATGGCTCGCTGAAGGAAATCTCCAGCCTGCTGACCCAGATCCAGTCGCTCGCCGCCGCCAGCGTCAGCTCGGGCGGTTTGTCCGGCGCCGAACTGGCCGCCAACCAGGCCCAGATCGACAACGCGATCACGGCCATTGACCGAATCGTCCGCACCGCATCGTTTAACGGCAAGAACCTGCTCGACGGCGCACAGTCGATCCGCGCGACCGCCAGCGATCCGACCAAGGTCTCGGACGTGCGCGTCTACTCCCGCCCGTCGGAGGATTCGACCCAGAGCTTCGCCGTCAACGTCCAGGCGGCCGGCACCGTCGCCTCGGCCACGCTGACCACCGTCAGCGCCGCGTCGCTGGGCGATGCGCAGTTCACCATCACCGGCGCGCTGGGCACGGCGACGATCACCGTGTCCGATTCCGACACCTTCACGGAAATCCGCGACAAGATCATCGCGGCGGCTTCGGAGACCGGCGTCTCGGCGTCGATCTCGGGCAGCGAGCTGCATCTCCAGAGCCGTGATTTCGGCTCGAGCAAGTTCGTCAGCGCCTCACTCATCAGCGGCGATACGGACTTTGCGAACATCGCCCGCACGACCGGCACCAACGCCACGGTGACGGTCAACGGCCAGCAGGCGTTCGTGGACGGCCTGAAGGTCTCGTTCAACAGCAACGGCACCAGCGGTGAGTTCACCCTGACGACCGCCGGCAACGTCGCCGGCAGCGCGGGCACTGTGGACATCGACGGTGGTGGCGCGACGTTCCAGCTCGGCACGACCAGCAACACGCGGTCGACCATCGGCCTGAACTCGCTCTACTCGCACGATCTGGGTGACAGCATCAGCGGCTACCTGAACACGATCAAGAGCGGCGGCAGCAACGATCTGTCCACCGACGCCAACAAGGCGCTTGAGATCGTCAAGAAGGCGATCAGCCAGGTCGCCACGGCGCAGGGCCGCATCGGCGGATTCACCAAGTTCCAGGTGGAATCGTCGGTCAACAGCCTCAACGCCACGAAGGAAGGTCTCACGGCCGCTCGAAGCACCGTCCGAGACATCGACTTCGCGGTCGAGACGGCCGAGTTGAGTCGTCAGAACGTGCTGCTGCAATCGGCGCTCTCCCTGTTGGGCGTCGCCAATCAGCAGTCCGGTCAAATCCTGGCGCTGCTCCGGTAA
- the acpS gene encoding holo-ACP synthase yields MRIIGHGMDLIETQRIDRIRQEHPDRFLERILTPSERGYCERRKFPLPHIAGRFAAKEAILKALGTGWRGQIAWTDMEILNDEAGKPQVALSGHTEVIARGLGVSRILLSITHTEHYAAASAIAVGE; encoded by the coding sequence ATGAGAATCATCGGCCACGGGATGGACTTGATTGAAACGCAGCGGATCGACCGCATTCGGCAGGAGCACCCCGATCGGTTTCTGGAGCGCATCCTGACGCCAAGTGAACGGGGCTACTGCGAGCGGCGGAAGTTTCCGCTGCCGCACATCGCGGGGAGGTTTGCCGCGAAGGAGGCGATTCTCAAGGCGCTGGGCACAGGCTGGCGCGGGCAGATCGCCTGGACCGACATGGAGATTCTCAACGACGAGGCGGGCAAGCCGCAGGTCGCATTGAGCGGGCACACGGAAGTGATCGCGCGGGGGCTGGGCGTGTCGCGCATTCTGCTAAGCATCACGCACACGGAGCACTACGCGGCCGCCAGCGCGATCGCCGTCGGCGAATAG
- the pilM gene encoding type IV pilus assembly protein PilM yields MAAKQPVWGIDVGQCSLKAIKLQAAGDGVEMVTCDVVEHPSILSEAEADATAMVIKSIETFASRNDLKGARIVVSVPGQQTLTRFTKLPPVDVKKIPDMVQYEASQQIPFDLDEVVWDYQVFQEKDSPDVEVGIFAIRKELIRNYIGYFTDHGIEPFIVQTSPMASYNAARYEEVAEPGKAAVLLDMGALGTDLIVMEGERIWSRQLRIGGNQFTKALVTAFKTSFRKAEKLKRTAATSKYARQVFQAMRPAFADLVSEIQRSIGSYTSTRRDAHVTRVVGMGNAFLLPGLQKFLQQNLQIQVDRLSQFKKMTIAENDRAPQFKEQIMSFTVAYGLALQGLGLAPVGSNLIPLEVKKSLLWKKKQPWFYASAASLALAAGSLWVSNVMATNQIASAMGSLTAPSPIPASSVDDAMARLNSIGSEPPLEKAAKVAGAAQKLQSAFSELDRKSAGDMGFLNTLAKLPQNNVLVPRILETVHEAFAEASPQLTTITDPRALAEAARQTPRAQRKDVWIERIDMIYDPKDPAQLYGGDAKSGSSLRSPGWYLRIVGGATDPNPAKWLEQTLIKSLDEVGKKPGRGFYFDNIKLDKVINRQKSNPVSSPVTPNAEPTAPGGRPGRGGARIEERGGTSGMMPRGGRGAGQPTGSTGAGLGRVVGGTNILEEAIRWRNKFVKADPVTGEDDSGDKRFIILVCARKGDTPEKMIPERYKPKPAEGDKKEKPDGGG; encoded by the coding sequence ATGGCAGCGAAACAGCCGGTCTGGGGCATCGACGTTGGTCAGTGCTCGTTGAAGGCGATCAAGCTTCAGGCGGCCGGCGACGGGGTGGAGATGGTCACCTGCGACGTGGTGGAGCATCCTTCGATTCTGTCGGAGGCCGAGGCCGACGCGACGGCGATGGTCATCAAGTCAATCGAGACATTTGCCTCTCGAAACGACCTGAAGGGTGCGAGGATCGTCGTGTCGGTGCCGGGCCAGCAGACGCTGACGCGCTTCACGAAGCTGCCGCCGGTGGACGTGAAGAAGATCCCCGACATGGTGCAATACGAGGCGAGCCAGCAGATTCCCTTCGATCTCGATGAAGTCGTGTGGGATTACCAGGTCTTTCAGGAGAAGGACTCGCCCGACGTGGAAGTGGGCATTTTTGCGATTCGCAAGGAGCTGATTCGTAACTACATCGGCTACTTCACCGATCACGGCATCGAGCCGTTCATCGTTCAGACCAGCCCGATGGCGTCGTACAACGCGGCGCGGTATGAGGAAGTGGCCGAGCCGGGCAAGGCGGCCGTGCTGCTGGACATGGGAGCGCTGGGCACGGATTTGATCGTGATGGAGGGGGAGCGCATCTGGTCGCGGCAGCTGCGTATCGGCGGCAACCAGTTCACCAAGGCGCTGGTGACGGCGTTCAAGACGAGTTTCCGCAAGGCGGAGAAGCTGAAGCGCACCGCGGCGACGTCCAAGTACGCGCGGCAGGTGTTTCAGGCGATGCGACCGGCGTTTGCCGATCTGGTGTCGGAGATTCAGCGGTCGATCGGTTCGTACACGAGTACGCGGCGCGATGCGCATGTGACGCGCGTCGTGGGGATGGGCAACGCCTTCCTGCTGCCGGGTTTGCAGAAATTTCTTCAGCAGAATCTCCAGATTCAGGTGGATCGGCTGTCCCAGTTCAAGAAGATGACGATCGCCGAGAACGACCGCGCGCCGCAGTTCAAAGAGCAGATCATGAGCTTCACCGTGGCGTACGGTCTGGCCCTTCAGGGGCTGGGTCTGGCGCCGGTCGGCTCCAACCTGATTCCGCTGGAAGTGAAAAAGAGTCTTTTGTGGAAAAAGAAGCAGCCGTGGTTCTACGCATCGGCGGCGTCCCTGGCGCTGGCGGCCGGTTCGCTGTGGGTCAGCAACGTCATGGCAACGAATCAGATTGCGTCGGCCATGGGCAGCCTGACGGCGCCGTCGCCGATCCCGGCGAGCAGCGTCGACGATGCGATGGCGAGGCTGAACAGCATTGGGAGCGAACCGCCGCTGGAGAAAGCAGCGAAGGTGGCCGGCGCGGCACAGAAGCTGCAATCGGCGTTTTCCGAGTTGGACCGAAAGTCCGCCGGCGACATGGGTTTCCTGAATACGCTTGCAAAATTGCCGCAGAACAACGTCCTGGTACCGCGCATCCTGGAGACGGTGCATGAGGCGTTTGCCGAGGCGTCCCCGCAATTGACGACGATCACCGACCCGCGAGCGCTGGCCGAGGCTGCGCGTCAGACCCCGCGCGCCCAGCGGAAGGATGTCTGGATCGAGCGAATCGACATGATCTACGATCCCAAGGATCCGGCCCAGCTGTACGGCGGTGATGCGAAATCCGGGTCCTCGCTTCGCAGCCCCGGCTGGTATCTTCGCATCGTCGGCGGCGCGACCGATCCCAACCCGGCCAAATGGCTGGAGCAAACGCTGATCAAATCGCTCGATGAAGTCGGCAAAAAGCCGGGCCGCGGATTTTATTTTGACAACATCAAGCTCGACAAAGTGATCAATCGGCAGAAATCCAACCCGGTTTCCTCACCGGTGACGCCGAACGCCGAGCCGACGGCGCCGGGTGGTCGACCTGGCCGGGGCGGCGCGCGAATCGAAGAACGGGGTGGAACAAGCGGCATGATGCCGCGTGGCGGCCGCGGCGCCGGTCAACCGACCGGGTCAACCGGCGCCGGGTTGGGTCGCGTCGTGGGCGGGACGAACATCCTCGAAGAGGCGATACGCTGGCGGAACAAGTTCGTCAAGGCGGACCCGGTGACCGGCGAGGACGACTCCGGCGACAAGCGGTTCATCATTCTTGTCTGCGCGCGGAAGGGCGACACGCCGGAAAAGATGATCCCCGAGCGATACAAACCCAAGCCGGCGGAAGGCGACAAGAAGGAAAAGCCCGATGGCGGCGGGTGA
- a CDS encoding sulfatase-like hydrolase/transferase: MSTSPTSIRLRASRLFRFAERPAETFLALLIPFTLLRDLTLPRALVFNPSLRREMIWPAMPAYLLCDALAAAAVTLLLWPLGRLLTPPHRRFRWLALVAQSVLLTTVVFVTAIQYRVWREVGFYPNFETLRRFAGPSSPFLQSARSFTDAATIGELALVLILPSLIAVAARRLPRTATAISLSVCLVATASPLIEVEPPAMALATHPGLRLFKSSSPPADWRDHDVTDEPPSLDSVAGHAPHPPCSLPQLLAAPTHRSIVLVVLESTADQYLFPGGRARFPNLARIARHAIRLTRYYAPSGTSNPAMFNLLTGRHAVPAEEWWDTPRDRAANALPHLLAAVGYESAFFMSGCFRYFFDEPLYRGMGWTRCLDGDDLAREHDIPNALRDPSGHCVDDAVSLLDALHFIDERLEKNTPTFTVLYTGLPHMPYDFLTDSPHALHRGEGLTAFQRYENQLAYVDALIGRLHEHLIERRFFERGLLILTADHGEAFGQHAGNYVHGAHLFDENTRVPLLIAHPALTEQPCDTPASHIDFAPTLLQLTGVETSARMDGRSIFADERSAMIFLSAAHNELKLGAIDWPYKAIHLLAADRTMLFNLADDPDESRDLAAAQPELARRYRRWIKSFRYHYLTPDRLKNLPPAEQHYWNGRQAMATGASPSLAVGCFREALALRPDYTEARLALAECYYRLGEHCLRSKRPDEAALQFSEALRLNPEHKEARAALETLQAE; the protein is encoded by the coding sequence GTGTCCACCTCCCCCACATCAATCCGTCTCCGCGCGAGCCGGCTCTTCCGATTCGCTGAACGCCCGGCGGAAACCTTCCTCGCGCTGCTCATTCCTTTTACGCTGCTGCGCGATTTGACCCTCCCGCGCGCCCTCGTCTTCAATCCAAGCCTGCGACGCGAGATGATCTGGCCCGCTATGCCCGCCTATCTCCTTTGTGACGCGCTTGCCGCCGCCGCGGTCACGTTACTACTTTGGCCGCTTGGGCGGCTCCTCACCCCTCCGCACCGCCGATTCCGATGGCTTGCGCTGGTCGCACAAAGCGTACTGCTCACGACCGTCGTCTTTGTGACAGCCATTCAGTATCGCGTCTGGCGAGAGGTCGGGTTCTACCCCAATTTCGAAACGTTGCGGCGCTTCGCCGGACCGAGCAGTCCGTTCCTGCAATCGGCACGATCGTTCACCGACGCCGCGACCATCGGTGAACTGGCCCTCGTTCTGATTCTCCCGTCACTGATCGCCGTCGCCGCTCGCAGGCTGCCACGCACCGCCACAGCCATCTCGCTGTCTGTCTGTTTGGTCGCCACCGCGTCACCGCTCATCGAAGTGGAACCACCGGCAATGGCACTGGCGACCCACCCCGGCCTTCGGTTGTTCAAATCCTCCTCACCACCGGCCGACTGGCGCGATCACGACGTCACCGACGAACCGCCCTCGCTGGACTCCGTGGCGGGACACGCGCCGCATCCCCCCTGTTCGCTGCCGCAACTCCTCGCCGCGCCGACTCACCGATCGATCGTCCTCGTCGTCCTCGAATCCACCGCCGATCAATACCTCTTCCCCGGCGGTCGTGCACGCTTCCCCAATCTGGCGCGCATCGCCCGGCACGCGATCCGGCTGACCCGCTATTACGCGCCGTCGGGTACCAGCAACCCCGCGATGTTCAACCTGCTCACCGGTCGTCACGCCGTCCCCGCCGAAGAATGGTGGGACACGCCGCGCGACCGCGCCGCCAACGCCCTGCCCCATCTGCTCGCCGCAGTAGGATACGAATCCGCCTTCTTCATGAGCGGCTGCTTTCGATACTTTTTCGACGAGCCGCTCTATCGCGGCATGGGCTGGACCCGCTGCCTCGACGGCGACGATCTCGCGCGCGAGCACGACATCCCCAACGCCCTGCGCGACCCCTCCGGCCATTGCGTGGACGACGCCGTCTCGCTCCTGGACGCATTGCACTTCATCGACGAACGTCTTGAAAAAAACACGCCGACGTTTACGGTGCTCTACACCGGCCTGCCGCATATGCCCTACGACTTTCTCACGGACTCGCCGCACGCCCTTCATCGCGGCGAGGGACTCACCGCCTTCCAGCGATACGAGAACCAGCTCGCTTACGTCGATGCCCTGATCGGCCGCCTCCACGAACACCTGATCGAACGCCGCTTCTTCGAACGCGGCCTGCTCATCCTCACCGCCGACCACGGCGAAGCCTTCGGCCAGCACGCGGGCAATTACGTCCACGGCGCGCACCTCTTCGACGAGAACACGCGCGTGCCGCTGCTCATCGCCCACCCGGCGCTGACCGAACAGCCCTGCGACACGCCGGCGTCGCACATCGACTTCGCACCCACGCTGTTGCAACTGACCGGCGTCGAGACCTCCGCACGCATGGACGGCCGTTCGATCTTCGCCGACGAGCGGTCCGCGATGATCTTCCTCTCGGCCGCGCACAACGAACTCAAGCTCGGCGCGATCGATTGGCCCTACAAGGCGATTCATTTGCTGGCGGCGGATCGGACGATGCTGTTCAACCTCGCTGACGACCCGGACGAATCGCGCGATCTGGCCGCCGCGCAGCCCGAGTTGGCGAGACGCTATCGACGCTGGATCAAATCATTTCGCTATCACTATCTCACGCCTGACCGCTTGAAGAATCTCCCTCCTGCCGAACAGCACTACTGGAACGGCCGGCAGGCGATGGCCACGGGCGCGTCGCCGTCGCTCGCCGTGGGCTGCTTCCGTGAGGCGCTGGCGCTGCGACCGGACTACACCGAGGCGCGGCTGGCGCTGGCAGAGTGCTATTACCGTCTGGGCGAACATTGCCTGCGATCGAAGCGCCCGGACGAAGCGGCGTTGCAATTCAGCGAAGCGCTTCGGCTGAACCCCGAACACAAAGAAGCCCGCGCGGCGCTGGAGACGCTCCAGGCGGAATAA
- a CDS encoding carbamate kinase — MKIVVAIGGNALVTPGGTGDIADQFRHSREMAVPLADLVERGWQVTVTHGNGPQVGSIMRRVEIASNSVYPIDLGLAVADTQAGMGYMIAQTWGNELIVRGLPRLPAALVTSVLVDRADPAFTNPTKPIGPFLDEAAAKLHEQRDGWHVVEDSGRGYRRVVASPRPVRIVEIDVLKELVAQGRLLIAAGGGGIPVVQLPDGRYEGVEAVIDKDLTSAILAAEVDADVLAILTGVDAVYINYRKPAQQPVRRIGLARLQQLESDGHFAAGSMLPKIRAAVDFLRRSTNPNARAIITDWSDLPAALEGRCGTTITREEPSAASTQNRMVTSI; from the coding sequence ATGAAAATAGTCGTCGCCATCGGCGGCAACGCGCTGGTCACGCCCGGAGGCACGGGCGACATCGCCGATCAATTCCGTCACAGTCGAGAGATGGCCGTCCCGCTGGCTGATCTGGTCGAGCGTGGATGGCAGGTCACCGTCACGCACGGCAACGGTCCGCAGGTCGGGTCGATCATGCGGCGCGTCGAGATCGCGTCGAATAGCGTTTACCCGATTGACCTGGGGCTGGCCGTCGCGGACACACAGGCCGGCATGGGCTACATGATCGCGCAAACGTGGGGCAACGAGCTGATCGTGCGAGGCCTGCCGCGTCTGCCGGCGGCCCTCGTGACGAGCGTGCTGGTGGATCGCGCCGATCCGGCGTTCACCAACCCGACCAAACCGATCGGCCCGTTCCTCGATGAAGCGGCCGCGAAACTGCACGAACAACGCGACGGCTGGCACGTTGTCGAAGACAGCGGTCGAGGATATCGCCGCGTCGTCGCCAGCCCGCGCCCCGTTCGGATCGTGGAAATCGACGTACTGAAGGAGCTTGTTGCCCAGGGCCGGTTGCTCATCGCCGCCGGCGGCGGCGGAATCCCTGTTGTGCAACTGCCGGACGGCCGCTACGAAGGCGTCGAAGCCGTCATCGACAAAGATCTGACCAGCGCGATCCTGGCGGCCGAGGTCGATGCCGACGTTCTGGCGATTCTGACGGGCGTCGATGCGGTGTACATCAACTATCGCAAGCCCGCACAGCAGCCGGTGCGGCGGATCGGCCTCGCGCGGCTCCAGCAACTCGAGTCGGACGGTCACTTCGCCGCCGGCTCGATGCTTCCGAAGATTCGCGCCGCGGTCGATTTCCTGCGCCGGTCGACCAATCCCAATGCCCGCGCGATCATCACCGACTGGTCGGACCTGCCCGCGGCGCTGGAGGGCCGCTGCGGCACGACGATCACACGCGAAGAACCGTCTGCCGCGTCCACGCAGAACCGCATGGTGACAAGTATTTGA